A region of the Aquila chrysaetos chrysaetos chromosome 15, bAquChr1.4, whole genome shotgun sequence genome:
TTCAGTTCTCGTCCTTGTTGCTCTGAATAACATAGCATCATCAAAAAAAGTTATCACCTCACTGTTTGACCCTTTTTTAGGACTATTTAGGAATGCGTTGAACTGACACCAATGCAAAAACTCCACTAATGACCCCTCTCCACTGAATGTCTTGTGTTTGCAAAGTGGGCTATAGTTGAAAGCAAGCTGTTGGAAAATACAATCAAGTTGCGTTGTACGTGCCAGACGAGGCATCGAGATGTTTTTATGGGGGCTTTTTGCCAGTCGTGGGAAACTAATTTCACCTTCCGTTTGGTGGTAGGCTGTGTTACCAGCAGGTGGAACATGAATTCTTCAGTTTGTAGAAGACAGAACACAGGCTACTATGGTAATGCATAGCTTTAATCAACTGGATGAAAGATTGTGTGTGCGTAAATAGTGTGTAGCTTCTTGTAAGTTCTAGGAACTCTACTAAGTCACGGTCAAAGTCTGagcatttgtttctttgctgtcgCTGTGCATGAGAGAGGAATTAATTCCTGTTATTTTGTCCTGTGTACACTGAGTTGTTCAGTTCACAgatctttggggggggggaaatgctgaatattttgcATGTGAGCTTGCAGTTTAAACTTCTTGCATGTTTGATGTTCTAATTAAGCATTAAGTATTTACGAATGTGCGTGACTTGTAGACATCTTTTACTGAGCGAAGTGTTCTTCAGGCctccaaaaataattaataattaatattaattaacaaataattcttttcaacTTTAGGAGTTACTAACGTCTTTCCCCTGTAAATTCCTACCGCAGCTGACCGCAATTGCAGTTGGAGCTGCAGTCGCATTACTGCTGATAGCAATTGTTGGGTTTGTCGTTTACAGAAGAGTGAAACAATCATAGCtacatatgttttaaaaacGGTTTTCTCAGctgtcttcagtatttttatgatAACATGTGGTAAATGCTATGCCGATTTGTAATAACTGCTTTCTGTGAAGGTAGTGGTTCTTGCAGGGAAACAGCTTTAAAAGGATGAAGAACTTGTGTTGATTCACTTCCCCAGGTCTGAACATAGAATTCGGAACTGTCTCCTGCAGGACGCTggaggtttttatttctctagtGTATGATAGCCTTAGTATCAGTTGGCATGCAAATAACTTCAACCCTGCTGCGATTTCACTGTTAAAGTAATGAGAAATGGGTGAATTAGAGTTTTCCTTTGTGAGATTAAATTCGCCTGATCCTTCTCTCTGTTCAGAGAGCCTTTGTATCTCCTCCAGCGATTAGGTAGAGCCTCTTCCCTAGTCTGGCTTGGGTAACCAGAGTTGGATAATGAGCTATCTTGTGTTGGTTTAAATTCCAGATGCTGGCCACAAGAGCGTGCTGCTTAGTAGACAGGAGCCACAGCTGTTACAGAGGTAGCAAAATTGACAACCTGTGCTGAGTTTTCCTTCCCTTAGCACAGAGCCGCAGATGGATTCTGATGTGATGCTTCTCTGTTTCCGAATAACTTCAGCCACACGTGCCTCAGTACAGATTTTGCAAGAGAGACAAAGCGATGTTCTGTGGGTGGAAGATCATGAGAAAGGTAAGTGCATCTGGCACGGTGGGAGGGAAGTAAAGGTTACAATCCAGTTCGGGAGGTGTTGTAAACTTTGCAATACTTCACTTGCTTAGCCTGCCCCAGGGCCTTCAACCTATAACATCTCACTGCAATTTTGGGGACGTTTCAGGGCTCCTGGAGTTCTGCCTGAATTGCTGGTGGAACAGCAATAGCTTCTCTTTCTGGCCAAACCTTACCTCTTTCAAGAAAATTTGCAGACAATGAGGGTAGGAATAAATCAGAGAATATCTAACTCATCTATGGAGTTGATGGTTGTTTAAATATGTACAGTACTCTGTCTTTCTCAGTGTTCAGGATTATATTCCAGATGTTCAGTGCCTATATTCAGGATTGTCCTTTTCAGATAATGACTTCCAGTACTGCCATTACATTCAAAGCTGACACCTTCTTTCCCATGTGAGTCTTATCTGCGGAGCAGATACTCGAATTTACCTTTCTGCAGCCTACCTGTGAAGAGCACTCAGCACATGAGCCCTTGTTTTCTTGTACTCAGTTGCAAATAGGACTTGTCAAACTGTCTCATTAGAGACTGTTCAAGAGGGGTTTATCCCAAGGTTGACCTCTTTGCCTTCGAGTGTCACAAGGAATACCACCTGTGCCCTCAGGTTCCTGTCCTGATGTTGTTCCTGTTCTATTATTCTGAAAGGTCTCCTCAAGAATTTTCCATCAGTCAGGAATCTGTTTCTGCATCAGCTGGTTAAATCCTTCAAGGCTATGGCTGCCTGTTTGATATTTTGttccttgtttgtttcttttttttttacttttatctttGCAAGTAGCTTTTCTTGGGGAATTGCAACAAGAAGTCTTGAGGAAACCTGAAGACAGACATTTCCTTTAATGGATTAGGTTAATCTTAGTAGGTATGCTCGGCGTTGAGCACTGATTGCCTGGAATTCATTTAACTGAGAAGATTAATCTTCCTGTCTTTCTCCTCAAAATACATGCATCCCTTGAAGCTACTTAGTGCATGTGGAACGTTgagacttgtttttcttctgactgaCAGTTCCACCATGGTCAAAAGAACTCATCTGTTCTGAGGTGTCATGAGGGGCTATGTCAGCGCAGAGATtttttgcatttggttttgttgtaaGCTTGTGCAATAGAGCCTAGAGGTCGAGGTGACTTCCTTGCTCAACGCTTCCCATACCGAAATTTACGTAGCAGCTTCTTGGACCTCCACGTGCAGTTTTAGTATATATGATGCTGTTGATAAAGGCTGACTTTGGAAAGTCAGGTGGGGACTCTGACCCCTTTTCAGAGTAGCAAGCGTTTATCGCTTGCTGGTAGTCATCTCTTGAATGAATGATGGTAAATACGAATGGTTAGTGAAGGAAAAAGGTTATTTAATTCTGACTGCGAGAAGTGCTCCCCGCCCTCTGTCCTGCAGAGTCAGAGCCAGGGTGTGGGTGCGGTGGGCTCCCCAACCCAGGGGAGCTGCGAGGCAGGAATGGGACCGGCCCCTTTTGGGACCAAAGGCAGAGCGTGGCTGGGGGGGTCCTCGGTGTGCCCTGTGGGGGGGTAACCTGCTCGAGTCCAGGTGTGCACTCACATTGCCAGGGCACCGAACACCAACATCTATAGAAAAATAAGGCACAGGTAAGTAAGTAACTGCTTGTGGAGGAACGCTTTCCCTTGTGAACTGCTGCAGCCTTCTGTCTCACACACTGCTGAACTTCGCTGAGGTGAACTCAAATACTTGGACTTAATTGGACACTGGGCTGGTTTTGGAGCTCTGTTTCACTGTGGAGGGAGGAGATTACTCCCTGAACCTTGCTTTTGCATTGCGGATCAGCCTGGATGTAGAACTTGGCCAAAACAGCCCTCAACGAAAGGAAATTGTGCGTGTTGCCAGCaactttgtaattttaatattCAGCTGTTTATATGTAACACACCTAAGTAAAGAATGCTTAGAATTCCAGGTGGTAACATCATCTCGGGtagtttttggtttgggttttagaccttgctttttttgcttttattcctgAATAAGCCATAGAATATTACAAACTAACTGCTGTTGATTGTACTTCATGTATTTTTGATAAAATACcaagattttactttaaaaaaaaaaagagccccCAAACTaattaaagatttcttttgtgaGGATTTTATTCTTTGAGAACCAAATGGAGAACTAGTAATGTTTTGAAAGTAACTAACGAGGCGTTTTCTCGGTCTTGCAGTTGTTGCATTTCTCCAGAAGGTGGCACTTAGTAACTActaaaaacaagtaaaaactTTGCTGCATGTCCGTGGTGCTGTTTGTCAGCAGCTCAAGAATGAAGCAGGCCCTAGTGTGTCAGCAGCGCAGACCACCGTAGGACTACTGGAGCTTTCAGTGTTGCTCGTCTGCCTGATGTTGAGTGTTCCTGAGTGAGAACTGTATAGCTAAgggcttcttttttccccttctgccaCCCATTACCACTGTAGTAGTTGCTTATTAAAACCAAAGCGTACTCCACTTGCTTTCTAGGAAGAAAGGGATCCTGAAACAGATGTTGTTCCAGCCCTCCAAGGTCTTATACGAGTGCTTCACTCTGCTCATGCTCTAATGACTTGGTGGATGAGTTGGAGCCTTTGCAGGGTTGGTTGGAACtagtgggttggtttttttggcctgttttggtttttagtaaatgtttttgttttcattatttcctcCTAGGTTACGACTCTTCCGAACTCTCTGGTTGGGGACGCTGTGCCTCGCCAAAGGATGCGGAAGCGGGCAAAAGTTTTATCTTTGGCTAAAAGGTACTTGGGCttttgggaaagggaaaattCACGCCCTAGCGgctggttttgtgggttttttggtttgtcgTGTGGAGCCTTTCCCTAGCATATAGCACTTTTCCATCgctgctgcttcttcaaagTCCTGTCAGCTGTGCCTCAGCCTAGCATTTTGCTGGGAAGGTTGTTGAAATGGAGTGGTTTATGCACACAACAGCACTGTCTCTAGTTTGGCTGAAGAAAGGCAGAGGGTGGAATGCTACTGTTTTATCAAATTGATAATGGGTAACTTGGCATGGCGTGCATTTAGTACTGCAGTCAGCCTATGGCGTCAGTATACAGCCCATACTTAAGACAAATGAGGAGACTTCCTGAACTTtctgacttgtgtttttctttgtaggATTCTGTGTAGTAATAGGGAATGTCCAACTCTGCAGCCGAAAGAACCGCCTCCTTCTTTGCTAGAGCCAGATTTGACTGAATTTGATGTAAAGCATTCCCATTTGCCATCGGAAGTCCTATACGTGCTTAAAAATGTTAGGTAATGTTGAATGGAAGGATAAGTTTGGATTTTAGTTTTGGCGGGTGTTCAAGtgatctaaatatttttatttattttaattattatttgcaGTTTGTCGCAAGTCTTGAATTTTATCAGTGCATGGTCAGAATCTTTAAGCAGTTGACTGAAAATTCTTCTGAGCGTGAGGAAAGAATAAATGACTTCTAATTTTTTAGAAACGTTAAGGCAATAGTTGAGTgtgtttttaggaaaaaaaggaaaaaaaaacccaaaacccagaaaaaagaTGTAGATTAGTGGCCCAAATTCAGGGCTACTGATAATAAAGCTATTCTAACATGGACAGATTTCCATTAGTGCCTTTTAAAATTCCCTTTAGACTACATCAGACAATTTTTTGGTACAGAAAAGCATCAGAATTGGTAAATGTTAATTGGATACCATATAGACAACTCTCTGAACTGCAGAATCTTTTACTTCTCTGGCTGAAAAGGTTGCAAATGGAATCAAAGTCAGCTTAATCCCCACAGCTCTTTGGCAGGTTGAGAAGAAGGGATCGTCTTTCTGCCTGTTCAGCACAGGGTTAAATTTGCTGAGGCAGCAAAGAGGGTGAGCTCCTCCGATCTgtgattctggttttgtttgtgtatgttcatttttctccccattaTGATATAATTTAGTCCTGAAGGTCATACATACTCTAATAAAACTGCTATTTCAGTCACTTAAACTTTCTACTGTGGAACTCTGATCTCCTATGACTCATCGATGTTGCAGTAGAATTTGATTGATTGATCCTGTTAAGTGCGATCTAATGGAGCTATGTGGAGGGCCCTTCTGGTGCTGTGCACAGAATGATCACGTTTAAGACGTGTGTTTCTGTCTGCCTGGTAGTGACCGACTAGTTCCAATAGCGAAGGACTCCAGTTGCACGTTACCTGCAGGAGATGGAATATTCCAAACTTAACAAGTATGTGCAAGTGACAGGCATTTTCCCCTTTGTCTTCAGTATTTCTCTGGTTATGTGGACAGGGTAGCTGTTCTGAAAGGGAAAGTTCCGTAGGGTAACTTTTCTCATGCAGTGTGTGAATCTTGCGggtttttacatttcttcccCTTCAAAAGCCATGCTGGTGTTTGCTTGAGGAAGACTGGATATACTTCCTTCTGAGCCCGCTGGCAGGCTCAGCGTGCTACTCAAAAAGGACCTCCAGTATTTACAGGTTTTGGCATCTCACAGTATTTTTGCACTTCTGTCTTGGGGAGTGCTGCTCCTTCTGCCATGCTGTTGGACTGCCATGCAACAACTGACTCTGGGGTTGCTCTGCTATTTGTGCCTGGGGCCTTTGCAAATTTAGGAAGGATTTTCCAAGGGCAGTGGCGATTTTAGGTTTCCCTTTGCGTTTTCTCTCCTGCAGGGTCCTTGGCCACTTTGAGAAACCTCTTTTCCTGGAACTGTGCAAGCAGATGTTATTTGTGCAATTGCATGAAGGTGAATACGTCTGCTGTCCTGGGCAGCTGGATGACAGCATCTACGTTGTGCAGGATGACAAGCTGGAAGTTTGCATTCAAGAAAGCGTAAGAACAAACCGATCTGCGGTTCTTGAGGTAAAGCTGTTGGCATAGCATATAGGTTGGCATGAATCATTAAGCACTGATTAAACTTGGACATTTGAACCACGGTGATTTAGAAAGGATCACTTCCAACCCTTCGGGGCCATGATATTTATAAAGATCGACGTTTTTATCTGTGGTCCTCCATGTCTTAGATGAGAGAGCAAAACACAATGCCGACCAGGCTTTCTGAAATGTGCTCACATACTCTAGTCGCATAGTTATTGCGGGAGGGCAAGGGTGCAAGAGGGGCTTTGCACAGCGTTGGAAACATTCTTCTTTTGGATGGTAGTTATATACAATAGTTAGGTGTACGGAGCAGGAGAGACTAAGTACACTTCACTCCATAGTATTCTAGCGTGGTAGTTAGCGGGTCTGCCTGGGAGGTGGAAGATTCAGATTCACTTTTGGGTagacagggaaaataaatgatgGCTTGTTTTGTGGGTGAGTCTTAAGCATTGGGTGCTAGTCCTTGCGATCCCTGCTGgcaatttagattttttttttttccccttcttcctgaCTGAACTTTGAGTTTAGCTTTAACACGTGAACAGTTTTGTGATGGCTGAAAATGCAGGGGGGGTTGTGTTTGTAAATTACGCCAAATTTGCTGTTATCTGTATATTTTTGCactttgctgttctttgctttGTACTACCTCTTGACATGTAATGCCTTGATAAAGGGAGCTAATTCTGTCTCAGAGTGAAGGAAGCTGGTTTTTTTATTGGTTGTTACGTAGCAAAGACAAGCAGGTCGCATCTGCCCCTAGACAAACCTGgcttttagtttcttttaatttatcaCTCTTAGGACGGTGGTTTACAGCTCTGGAGGTTTGAATTAGCACATTTCCATCAGAGCAGCGAGAAAACAAGCATCCAAGTTACCACGGGGGACCGTTTCTTTTAGGGCTGCTCAAAGTATCTGGGAGAATGAGAGCAAGCTGGGCTTTCTGAAATGCTCCATAGATGCCAAATATGCAACTGTGAGCCTGCTGTAATCTTCTGTCCTACACTTGCAGGGTGGAACAGAAGTGGTTGTTAAGGAGGTGCTGGCGGGAGCCAGCGTCCACAGCCGCCTCAGCATCCTTGATGTTACCGTGGTAAGTTCTTGAAAGTGAAGGTTTTCTGCAGCGCTGCTTTAGGTCGCAGAGCGTGTTGGGGGAAGTAGACTTTGAACATTGCTAGGAAAGAATCGGCATGGAAAAAGTTTCTTTGACtaattcttttcctcctcccaggcCTTCACAGCTGTAAACTTAGTGCTGTGGTGTGTAAGTTGGTTGTGAAGCATGTATGCTTGACAGTGTAACACCGGCTATTTCTGATAAGCAGTAGGATATGAATTATTCTTTTATGGCCGGTCAGGGCCCAGAAGTCCAGGCTTTTACACCGTTTGcttactgaatttatttttatttagtctaatgaaaataaacctgACAGTTGTTATTACTGTAATTATACTGTGAAACCAGTtgatggatttaattttttttcctaagctggTGACTATCGGAAGGTTGTGCTCCTTGGCAGGTGACAAGATGAGCTACATGGTAGTTGGTCGTATTTATTGCACAAATTAGCGGTGTGGATTTTGCTTCAGTTGGAGTTACAatggtggttttgctgaaattGTCACAGTGTCTCTATTTAGGAATACCTAAACAGAAGGTGGTGAATTCATCATCTTTGATAATATGCAAGCACTTCAAGCGTTTGCTTGAAGGATTTTGATAGTTGAGAGGATGAAGATAGTGTAATCAATAAGTTGTTCATATTTGACCTTGTATCATGTTTCTCTTGTGCTTGGCTGTCTCCGTTCATTAAAAGGTACTGTTATTCCATCTGTACGTAGTTTTAATGATTCTGTAAAGTGTTCTTTGCCACTTCTAGGTGCAAGCGTGTATCTGTGTATCTGTACGTATAATTTCCATAAAACCTATTGAAAGTGATAAACAATTTTTAAGCTTGGTCACGCTCTCTTCTGTAGAAAGTAATAGCACATGAATAATTTGGACTGCAGGAGTCTAGTTCATGCCGTCAAATCCGTATTAATAGCAGATGTAGAGGCATCTTTGCCCTTGTTACTTCCACCAGTAAATTTTCTTAATGACAATATTCTAAAGAGCAGGACCATCGTATAGGAACGTGAATACTAGTCATGTTCTTTTCCTATATTCTTTTtgaataaacaagaagaaatcCTTCTGGTATAACAatggtttgtggttttggttgtttttttttaacgggTGGTTGCCATTCATGTTGtgttgtggtggggtttttttgctgtggtgggggtttgtttgtttgtttgtttgtttgttttaattctccttctagctttttgtctttcacatTAGTTATCCCACTGgtaaatcagaaaataaaaattactgaaaatgtgTTGAAAAGAGCTATCAGCATGCGGAAGCAtctataacaaaaaaaaccttgcaaATTTTTTCTAAAGTAACTTGTTCTCGCTTATATTTACAACTCTCTTCCTCCCTTGTTTCCCTGCTTGAACTGGTTGTTTTAGTTCTGGTTTTCATCTTCTTTATGCTCCTTGCTGACTTGAGGTATAGAAGTAGCATGAAAATGGGCGAGAAGAGAGAAAGTAGCATTGATCAAAATAGAGGAGGCTTCTTGGTGGCATTCCAAACTAGTGAATGAGTCTTAGAACTTCCTGCAGATACCACAACCTTAATTAAGTTTCACTGTACCACCAAACAGATGGATCTGACATGAAGAAAGAATGCTCAGAGAGGATTTGAGTTGTCTGAGCTGAATTTGTGATTCCTTTGACTGATTTTGTAACACATGATGTCAGGCCGGTCCCCCACTTGGTTGAGAGATGTGCAAGACAAGTGAGGTTGCTGCAAGCAGTGGTGACCTGTTGTTATTGgatctaaaaaaaataagaagtcaCACAAGAGGTACTTTCTAATGAAACTTTCCAATTTTTTGAATTGAAAAGTCCCCTTCGATCTACTAAATACAGAGATACCAGCTGTGAGATAAGAGCCGCCTTCTGTGTTTCCCTTATTCTGAGAACAGataaatgctgctttctgaaaacgCGCAGAAACTGGACGCTTTTGAATCCAAGTAGGTGCTAGCCCTTTCCCggtattttggaaaatttggtGTTGTAGTTAATCAGACTCTGAGTTGATACTGCCTCAAATATTAAAGCAGCCTCTGAACCGAACATGGTTGATGTCCATGCGAGTGTTTTCAGAAGCTGTTGCTGAGTGCTCCCTCTACCCATATGTGCAGTCAGATCTTTTTCCTGAACGATGACTTTTCGTTCAGAGTTAAATGGGACAAATAGAGATGGTGTTTGATGCTGGTGGCTAGAGCTTTGGGCTTTACTCTTCTTTTGTCCTCCGTGTGGAGATGGTATTTGGAAAACTGTGAGCAGGTGGCATAGttggaatgaaaaagaagaggcCGGGAGGAATATTGATCAATTGCCAGTGACTGAGGGGAGAAACATGAAAGTCTGAGGCTtaaaagaagctgcaaaaaCACTGGGGTAACGGTGAGCCTGTAGGGCTCAAGTCTGTTTAAACGGCGGTGGACAAGAAAGATGAGATTATAAAGAAGCAGTTTGGTTGCCGCAAGAACTTTGGGTTGCAGCAGTGTTGGTGTAGTGCGGAGGATGGCAGGTAGGAACGGAGGAAGACAAAATCCAGGCAACGGGAATAGGTGAGAATGTGCCAAGATTGGGGGAACAAAAAAGGGCTTACTACTCCAGGTGGGAAAATGTAAGGCACTTGTGTCTCTTGTAGCAGATTTCTAACAAATTCATTTGGGATTTGGCCCATTAGCTGACATCTGGATTCAACAACAGCTTTAGCTGTGACATTTGTCACCTACAATATTTAATTACTCCGCAGCTCTGGAACGAGACAGAAGTAAATAGTTATCACGTTGAGAACAAGAAGTTCTCTGTTGAAAAAGCCCAAGTTCACTGCTGATTATAGCTTAACTGTTCCTTGTGACCTCAGTGTGTGATtgtaaaatagtaaaatttaaACATGGTATATTCTCTGTGTACTGCTGATTACGTTATATTGAGAGAAGCTGACAATTACAGGAACATTTCCTCTCTTTGCGTCCTCTGACAGCTTTTAGCATGTTCCAAACCAATGAGACGTGGTGGTTGGCCCTTTCAAAAGCAGGCTGCTCTCATGCAGGGGTTTCGAAAAGGAGAAATTATGTGCTGAAAAGGCTGCTGCATCCCTATCCTTTATTATGCTAAAACTGGTTTTTCTGAGAGACCGTCAGCATTGGTCTGTCCTCAAAAAAgcactgttcagaaaaaaaaaagcaacaaacactTTACTGGGTAGAGTGTAGACCATATAACCTTACACATGGCGGTTATTTTGCCCTTTGAATCACTGTTATGGAACGCTGTTAAACTTAATGCTATCCTTTGTCCAGCGACTAAAGATTAATAGACTTCCTTAGTTTTTCAGCATGTATTTGGTGTAGAGATTGGGTAGGAAATAGAGTCGATGGCAAGTATAGCGATGTAATGTACTTAAAAAGCCGACTATATACATGGGACCCGATGAGATGCATCCGCGCGTCCTGAAGGAACTGGCGGGTGAAGTGGCAAGCCACCATCCCATCgtatttgagaagttgtgaCGTGGGGGGAAGTTCCCACCGAGTGGAGAAGGGGAatgcggaggcacaggacaacacacacagaccaatgtgatcaggtgaagtccactttactagagcatcagacatcattttatacattagttacatctgtacatgcgcTTAGCTATTTTACTGTTGGTTGCCACACATTATtacgcactgtccacgcgtctagttacacttaatgattggttatatcaacactgtacacgcgcataaacataaaacataattggttatactaactaaaacatgcgagacttgtctcagtctaattggtcaagataaactgccgagt
Encoded here:
- the LOC115351071 gene encoding patatin-like phospholipase domain-containing protein 7 isoform X3, translated to MFCGWKIMRKVTTLPNSLVGDAVPRQRMRKRAKVLSLAKRVLGHFEKPLFLELCKQMLFVQLHEGEYVCCPGQLDDSIYVVQDDKLEVCIQESVRTNRSAVLEGGTEVVVKEVLAGASVHSRLSILDVTVIIMVRLQRVTFLGLHNYLGLTTELFTHQSQAIPLIPDKCNIWRKLKQSSKKTSVLCIRGRLWRKVLKKLGKHWKWDPSLLNGKATLHQVTAGTVLSRQGGVSEHHLRVERT
- the LOC115351071 gene encoding patatin-like phospholipase domain-containing protein 7 isoform X1, translating into MFCGWKIMRKVTTLPNSLVGDAVPRQRMRKRAKVLSLAKRILCSNRECPTLQPKEPPPSLLEPDLTEFDVKHSHLPSEVLYVLKNVRVLGHFEKPLFLELCKQMLFVQLHEGEYVCCPGQLDDSIYVVQDDKLEVCIQESVRTNRSAVLEGGTEVVVKEVLAGASVHSRLSILDVTVIIMVRLQRVTFLGLHNYLGLTTELFTHQSQAIPLIPDKCNIWRKLKQSSKKTSVLCIRGRLWRKVLKKLGKHWKWDPSLLNGKATLHQVTAGTVLSRQGGVSEHHLRVERT
- the LOC115351071 gene encoding patatin-like phospholipase domain-containing protein 7 isoform X2 gives rise to the protein MFCGWKIMRKVTTLPNSLVGDAVPRQRMRKRAKVLSLAKRILCSNRECPTLQPKEPPPSLLEPDLTEFDVKHSHLPSEVLYVLKNVRVLGHFEKPLFLELCKQMLFVQLHEGEYVCCPGQLDDSIYVVQDDKLEVCIQESVRTNRSAVLEGGTEVVVKEVLAGASVHSRLSILDVTVIIMVRLQRVTFLGLHNYLGLTTELFTHQSQAIPLIPDKCNIWRKLKQSSKKTSVLCIRGRLWRKVLKKLGKHWKWSILKKTMMVTETSSAVSHCSAMPDSFNS
- the LOC115351071 gene encoding patatin-like phospholipase domain-containing protein 7 isoform X5, yielding MFCGWKIMRKVTTLPNSLVGDAVPRQRMRKRAKVLSLAKRILCSNRECPTLQPKEPPPSLLEPDLTEFDVKHSHLPSEVLYVLKNVRVLGHFEKPLFLELCKQMLFVQLHEGEYVCCPGQLDDSIYVVQDDKLEVCIQESVRTNRSAVLEGGTEVVVKEVLAGASVHSRLSILDVTVAF
- the LOC115351071 gene encoding patatin-like phospholipase domain-containing protein 7 isoform X4; the protein is MFCGWKIMRKVTTLPNSLVGDAVPRQRMRKRAKVLSLAKRILCSNRECPTLQPKEPPPSLLEPDLTEFDVKHSHLPSEVLYVLKNVRVLGHFEKPLFLELCKQMLFVQLHEGEYVCCPGQLDDSIYVVQDDKLEVCIQESVRTNRSAVLEGGTEVVVKEVLAGASVHSRLSILDVTVLVTIGRLCSLAGDKMSYMVVGRIYCTN